The Scomber japonicus isolate fScoJap1 chromosome 8, fScoJap1.pri, whole genome shotgun sequence genome has a segment encoding these proteins:
- the LOC128363480 gene encoding uncharacterized protein LOC128363480: MQLEVPRSPAPPVWLPSVHSGAPHAPISRLPRTVPEQTGRDGHLTAEGRVPRAQRIKAKTIKCPPGPKCTALPRGHVSFPPREGTTAPRLGPLMVEELQRVSPLCRRWERWAALAASPWVLKTISRGYRLQFVAVPPRFAGIIHSQAQGESARVLQEEILSLLNKGAICVVPPAQCQSGFYSRYFLVPKRGGSGIRPILDLRALNTFLRKYKFRMLTHASLLRLVRQNDWFTSVDLKDPYFHIPIYPPHRKYLRFAFQGTCYEYHVLPFGLSLSPRVFVRCTEAAIAPLRQQGIRLATYLDDWLLLAQSRQEAMAHTRILPRHLLDLGFVINAEKSMLCPTQDIIFLGLSLDSVIFTARLSAERVRAFRACLALFHPGKSVQFRLCLRLLGLMASAILVVRLGRLHMREFQLWVASCGLDPVRHGARRVLVTPGCVRALRHWRAPSFLTRGVPMGSVLSRKVITTDASLTGWGGIHEGRSVRGRWSVDLQRSHINFLELSAVFLSLKHFLPSLMGHHVLVRTDNTTTVAYINRQGGLRSRQLHMLARRLILWSCGRLLSLRATHVPGALNTGADLLSRGAPVYGEWTLHPEIVEQIWARYGRAAVDLFASRGNGQCALFYSLRSLDAPLGIDALAHVWPHELLYAFPPLALIPATLSRVRDHGHALILIAPHWPAMHWLAEIYRLLCAQPWQLPLRRDLLSQGGGTVFHPHPERLALWVWPLSGSICQLWDSHSV; encoded by the exons ATGCAGCTGGAAGTTCCCCGTTCTCCAGCTCCACCTGTTTGGCTTCCGAGCGTGCACTCCGGGGCCCCCCACGCCCCCATCTCCCGGCTGCCACGGACCGTGCCAGAGCAGACCGGGAGAGACGGACATCTGACGGCAGAGG GCCGAGTGCCGAGGGCGCAGCGCATAAAAGCCAAAACTATAAAATGTCCTCCCGGGCCAAAGTGCACAGCACTGCCCAGAGGCCATGTCAGTTTTCCACCACGAGAGGGCACCACCGCACCGCGGTTGGGACCTCTCatggtggaggagctgcagcgcGTCTCACCTCTCTGCCGCAGGTGGGAGAGATGGGCTGCGCTCGCAGCTTCACCCTGGGTGTTGAAGACGATTTCGAGAGGTTACAGGCTGCAGTTTGTCGCCGTTCCCCCTCGATTCGCCGGCATAATACACTCCCAGGCTCAGGGAGAGTCAGCTCGTGTTTTACAAGAGGAAATCCTCTCACTGTTAAACAAAGGAGCAATCTGTGTCGTTCCTCCCGCACAGTGTCAGAGCGGTTTTTACTCCAGGTACTTTCTGGTCCCAAAACGGGGGGGGAGTGGTATTCGCCCTATCCTGGATCTACGTGCTCTGAACACATTTCTCAGGAAATACAAGTTCAGGATGCTCACACACGCATCCCTGCTGCGCCTGGTGCGACAGAACGATTGGTTCACTTCTGTCGATCTGAAAGACCCGTATTTCCACATTCCAATATATCCTCCCCACAGAAAGTATCTGAGGTTCGCTTTCCAGGGGACGTGCTACGAGTACCACGTGCTCCCATTCGGTCTGTCTTTAAGCCCGAGGGTGTTCGTCCGGTGCACGGAAGCGGCGATAGCCCCGCTGAGACAGCAGGGCATTCGCTTGGCCACATATCTGGACGATTGGCTGCTTTTGGCACAATCGAGGCAGGAGGCCATGGCGCATACGCGTATTCTACCACGGCACCTATTAGACCTGGGTTTTGTGATAAACGCGGAAAAGAGCATGCTGTGCCCGACACAGGACATAATCTTTCTGGGATTATCCCTGGACTCGGTGATTTTCACGGCGCGCCTCTCGGCGGAGCGAGTGAGAGCTTTCAGAGCATGTCTCGCGCTTTTCCATCCAGGCAAATCTGTTCAATTCAGATTGTGTCTTCGATTACTCGGACTGATGGCGTCAGCCATTCTCGTGGTTCGTCTCGGTCGCCTCCACATGAGGGAATTCCAGCTCTGGGTGGCCTCATGCGGGCTGGATCCCGTGCGTCATGGCGCACGGAGAGTGTTGGTTACGCCGGGGTGCGTCAGGGCACTGCGCCACTGGCGAGCCCCGTCTTTTCTGACCCGCGGGGTGCCCATGGGCTCTGTCCTGTCCAGGAAGGTGATCACTACGGACGCCAGCCTGACAGGGTGGGGCGGAATTCACGAGGGCCGGTCAGTGAGGGGCCGCTGGAGTGTGGACCTCCAGCGGTCTCACATAAATTTTCTGGAACTTTCAGCGGTGTTCCTCTCCCTGAAAcacttccttccgtctctcatGGGCCATCATGTCCTAGTGAGGACGGACAATACCACGACGGTAGCGTACATCAACCGCCAAGGGGGGTTGCGCTCTCGTCAGTTGCACATGCTGGCACGCAGACTGATCCTGTGGAGCTGCGGTCGTCTCCTCTCCCTGAGGGCGACGCACGTCCCGGGAGCTCTGAACACGGGCGCGGACCTGTTGTCCAGGGGCGCGCCGGTATACGGGGAGTGGACTCTGCACCCGGAGATTGTGGAACAGATATGGGCCCGTTATGGTCGGGCCGCGGTGGATCTGTTCGCGTCAAGAGGAAACGGGCAGTGCGCGCTGTTTTACTCTCTGCGCAGCCTGGATGCTCCCCTCGGCATAGACGCACTAGCGCACGTCTGGCCGCACGAGCTTCTTTACGCGTTCCCTCCCTTGGCCCTGATACCCGCCACTCTATCCAGAGTGAGGGACCACGGCCACGCGCTGATTCTGATAGCTCCGCATTGGCCTGCGATGCATTGGCTGGCGGAGATATATCGGTTGCTGTGCGCGCAACCTTGGCAGCTCCCGCTGCGCAGGGACCTGTTATCGCAGGGGGGGGGCACGGTTTTCCACCCGCACCCAGAACGCCTGGCGCTGTGGGTTTGGCCCCTGAGTGGTTCAATTTGTCAGCTGTGGGACTCCCACAGCGTGTGA